In Candidatus Accumulibacter cognatus, the genomic window CTTCGTCGATCGTGCTGATCTTCGCGCCGATTCTCTTTCCGGTGGCGATGAAACTGGGAATTGACCCGGTGCATTTCGGCATCCTGATGGTGGTGAACATGGAAGTCGGTATGTGCCATCCGCCGGTCGGGCTCAACCTCTATGTCGCATCGGGGATTACCAAGATGGGGATTACCGAACTGACCGTGGCGGTCTGGCCGTGGCTGTTGTCGATGCTCGCCTTCCTGGTGGTGGTGACCTATGTACCGATCCTGTCGACCTGGTTGCCGAAGACTCTCGGGATGATGTAGCCGAAGCCACCTTGCAGCGCTGATCCGGACGCGCGTACGGGGCAACCCGTACGCGCGTCCGGCATTTCGGTCAACCTCAGTGCCGAGTTCAGAATACAGAATATCCCCGCCACTGCCCAAGATATCCGGTGAACGTCGCTGCCACCACAAGCACGGTGTCGGCTGCGGGCCATCCCACGAGCAACACCGATGAACGTTGCCAGGGTGAACTCAATATCTCACGACCACCAGCCGATCCGCACCCGATTCTGCGCCCCAGGCCTCGCCGCTGCGGCCCGCCATCTGGCGCACGCTCGCGCTGCGTGCGCTACTCGGGAAACTCTCGAAGGTTTCGGTCTTAGGATCGAAGCGCACGATGGCATTGGCCGTGAAGTCGGTCAGCCAGACCTTGTCGCGCTCGTCCACCCACACCGAATAGGCGCGCGGAGAAGTACCAGGCAGTTTCCAGGCTTTCCAGGTTCTGGTGGCGGGGTCAAACACGCTGACGTTGCCGCTCTGCCATTCGCTGACCCAGATACGTCCGGTCGAGTCGCTCCATACGCGCCGCGCTCCCTGATTCGGCGTCGGTGGGTCGATCGGAGTCGCCTCGCCGCTCGTCAGGTCGATGCGCGCGATATGGCTGCCGGCGAGCGAAGCGTAGTAAACCTCGCCCGACGGTGTGGTCGCGATGCCGTAGGGCCCGCGGCCGCGCGGCGATTTCCATACGTCCACCTTGCCCGTCGTCGGGTCCAGTCGCCCATGGAACCCTGCCTGGCCGGTGAACCACAGGCGGCCGGACCGGTCGAAAGTCGCGGTGTTGAGGTTGACGTAGGCGGTGCCAGGCAGCGGCCAGCGCCTGACTTCATGGGTCGCCGGGTCGACGCGCACAATGGCGTTCAGCCCACTGTCAGTGACCCAGGGTGCGCCGTCAGGACCAACGATCACGCCGTGCGGGGATGAGCCTTCACCCAGCCCGATCTGTTCGACCTGGCCGTTGATTGGGTCGAGCCGCCCGAGCGCGCCCTGTCCCTGCGCCGTGTACCAGACCGCGCCGCCGGGTTTCGGGTCGGGCGCCACGTCGTGCGGCCGTGCCCCGCGCGGCAGTTCGTAATAGCGCACCGCTGCGGCTTCCGCAACGGCGGCAAAGGCAAGGCAGGACAGCCAGAGCCCCAGGCGATTGATCAAGGTCATCATCATCGTCTCCGCAGAGCAGGCAAGTCAGGAGCAGGCACGCTGCAG contains:
- a CDS encoding lyase, translated to MGLWLSCLAFAAVAEAAAVRYYELPRGARPHDVAPDPKPGGAVWYTAQGQGALGRLDPINGQVEQIGLGEGSSPHGVIVGPDGAPWVTDSGLNAIVRVDPATHEVRRWPLPGTAYVNLNTATFDRSGRLWFTGQAGFHGRLDPTTGKVDVWKSPRGRGPYGIATTPSGEVYYASLAGSHIARIDLTSGEATPIDPPTPNQGARRVWSDSTGRIWVSEWQSGNVSVFDPATRTWKAWKLPGTSPRAYSVWVDERDKVWLTDFTANAIVRFDPKTETFESFPSSARSASVRQMAGRSGEAWGAESGADRLVVVRY